The Haloplanus salinarum genome includes a region encoding these proteins:
- a CDS encoding Lrp/AsnC family transcriptional regulator yields MDEKDIRILKTVASEGITSPDRIQEHTGIPKSTVHYRLDQLRERGVLENDLGDMDLSKLGLDITVISEVYAEFDEGYHTTVGEKLSDIEGVNQVYFTMGDTDFIVVAHVTSRQMVESLIEDYEAIDEIRRTSSRFVITTVKREPYPINDFGTEALVDSVVED; encoded by the coding sequence ATGGACGAGAAAGACATCCGCATTCTGAAGACGGTCGCGTCGGAGGGCATCACGAGTCCGGATCGCATTCAGGAACACACCGGCATCCCGAAATCGACGGTCCACTACCGGCTCGACCAGCTCCGCGAGCGGGGCGTCCTGGAAAACGACCTCGGCGACATGGACCTCTCGAAGCTCGGCCTCGACATCACGGTCATCAGCGAGGTGTACGCCGAGTTCGACGAGGGGTACCACACGACCGTCGGCGAGAAACTCTCCGACATCGAAGGGGTAAATCAGGTGTATTTCACGATGGGTGACACCGACTTCATCGTCGTCGCCCACGTCACGAGCCGGCAGATGGTCGAGTCGCTGATCGAGGATTACGAGGCCATCGACGAGATCAGACGCACGAGTTCGCGGTTCGTCATCACGACGGTCAAACGCGAGCCGTACCCCATCAACGACTTCGGGACGGAGGCGCTGGTCGACTCGGTCGTCGAGGACTGA
- the argC gene encoding N-acetyl-gamma-glutamyl-phosphate reductase produces the protein MSYTASVVGGSGFTGGELLRLLDGHPEFEVVQATSRSYERKTVGHQHPNLRGMDLRFTDPSELEPVDVLFAATPHGVSMERIDAFRDAADTVVDLSADFRLGSETQYDEWYDGHDRPELLADAEYALPELNRENLPGADLIASGGCNATATILGLKPLFDAGVLSGDEDVVVDVKVGSSEGGAGGGAASSHPERSGIVRPYAPTSHRHEAEIEEFLGLSVSFTVHAVDMTRGAAATCHVFPDGPVGKKDMWSAYRESYGDEPFMRTVAGGGGVYRYPEPKAVAGTNYGEVGFEIDPGNERVVVFSAIDNMMKGSAGQAVHAANVALGIEETAGLAFQGLHPVGAP, from the coding sequence ATGAGCTACACCGCGAGCGTCGTCGGCGGCAGCGGCTTCACTGGCGGCGAACTCCTCCGCCTGCTCGACGGCCACCCGGAGTTCGAGGTTGTCCAGGCGACCAGCCGGAGCTACGAGCGCAAGACGGTGGGCCACCAGCACCCCAACCTCCGGGGGATGGACCTCCGGTTTACCGACCCGTCGGAACTCGAACCCGTCGACGTGCTCTTCGCGGCGACGCCCCACGGCGTCTCGATGGAGCGCATCGACGCTTTCCGGGACGCCGCCGACACCGTGGTGGACCTGAGCGCGGACTTCCGGCTGGGGAGCGAGACGCAGTACGACGAGTGGTACGACGGCCACGACCGGCCGGAGCTACTGGCCGACGCCGAGTACGCCCTGCCGGAGCTCAACCGCGAGAACCTCCCCGGCGCCGACCTGATCGCCTCCGGTGGCTGTAACGCGACGGCGACCATCCTGGGACTGAAGCCCCTCTTCGACGCGGGCGTCCTCTCGGGCGACGAGGACGTCGTCGTCGACGTGAAGGTCGGCTCCTCGGAGGGCGGTGCGGGCGGCGGCGCGGCCTCCTCGCACCCCGAGCGGTCCGGCATCGTCCGCCCGTACGCCCCGACGAGCCACCGTCACGAGGCCGAAATCGAGGAGTTCCTCGGACTCTCCGTGTCCTTTACCGTCCACGCGGTCGACATGACCCGCGGCGCGGCCGCGACCTGTCACGTCTTCCCGGACGGGCCGGTGGGGAAGAAGGACATGTGGAGCGCCTACCGCGAGAGCTACGGCGACGAGCCGTTCATGCGCACCGTCGCCGGCGGTGGCGGCGTCTACCGCTACCCCGAACCGAAGGCGGTCGCCGGTACCAACTACGGCGAGGTCGGGTTCGAGATCGACCCCGGGAACGAACGGGTGGTGGTGTTCTCCGCCATCGACAACATGATGAAGGGCTCGGCCGGACAGGCGGTTCACGCCGCGAACGTCGCCCTCGGAATCGAGGAGACCGCAGGGCTAGCGTTCCAGGGACTCCACCCCGTGGGCGCGCCATGA
- a CDS encoding DUF6789 family protein, protein MATQTESATGTGELDGNWRAGVIGGVAGALVMGALVLAMNAPTLAVAIPSLYTLAPPPSPGLGMVVHVSHGAVLGVVFAALVDMSGVRTPTKRVGLGIAWGVATWIGLAALVMPLWLSAVGSPASPPFPNFAPPSLLWHAVYGAVLGAVYVATEDAV, encoded by the coding sequence ATGGCAACACAGACCGAAAGCGCGACCGGAACCGGCGAACTGGACGGCAACTGGCGGGCGGGCGTCATCGGCGGGGTCGCCGGGGCGCTGGTCATGGGGGCGCTCGTCCTCGCGATGAACGCCCCGACGCTGGCGGTCGCGATACCGTCGCTGTACACGCTGGCGCCGCCGCCGAGTCCGGGACTCGGCATGGTGGTCCACGTCTCCCACGGGGCGGTGCTGGGTGTGGTCTTCGCGGCGCTGGTCGACATGAGCGGCGTGCGGACACCGACGAAGCGGGTCGGCCTCGGCATCGCGTGGGGCGTCGCGACGTGGATCGGTCTCGCGGCCCTAGTCATGCCGCTCTGGTTGAGCGCGGTCGGCTCCCCCGCGTCGCCACCGTTCCCCAACTTCGCGCCGCCGTCGCTCCTGTGGCACGCCGTCTACGGGGCCGTCCTCGGCGCCGTCTACGTGGCGACCGAGGACGCGGTGTAG
- a CDS encoding acetylglutamate/acetylaminoadipate kinase — protein MTVVVKIGGAKAVDPAGAVADVADLVETGEPVAVVHGGSTAVDDLLDRLDIDPTYVETPDGVVGRFTDEATMEAFTMAMGKVNTDLVAAFRAAGVDAVGLSGVDGGLLTGARKSAVRVVEDGKKKIKRGDHSGRIESVNAGLLESLLGEGYTPVAGPPMLADDGVAVNTDADRAAAAVAGALGARLVVLTDVAGVYADPDDPSTLIDSVTTPAEYDALTDAAEGFMTKKVMAATEALESGASEVVVADANADAPVTDALGDGGTHIHASALENT, from the coding sequence GTGACCGTCGTCGTCAAGATCGGGGGTGCGAAGGCGGTCGATCCGGCCGGCGCCGTCGCCGACGTGGCCGACCTGGTCGAGACGGGCGAACCCGTCGCCGTCGTCCACGGCGGCTCCACGGCGGTCGACGACCTGCTGGATCGCCTCGACATCGACCCGACGTACGTCGAGACGCCGGACGGCGTGGTCGGCCGCTTCACCGACGAGGCGACCATGGAGGCGTTCACGATGGCGATGGGCAAAGTCAACACCGACCTCGTCGCGGCGTTCCGCGCGGCGGGCGTCGACGCCGTCGGCCTCTCGGGGGTCGACGGCGGCCTGCTCACGGGCGCCCGGAAGTCCGCAGTGCGGGTGGTGGAGGACGGCAAGAAGAAGATCAAGCGCGGCGACCACTCGGGGCGGATCGAGTCGGTGAACGCCGGCCTGCTGGAGTCGCTGCTTGGCGAGGGATACACGCCCGTCGCGGGCCCGCCGATGCTCGCCGACGACGGCGTGGCGGTGAACACGGACGCCGACCGGGCGGCCGCGGCCGTCGCGGGCGCGCTCGGCGCTCGGCTGGTCGTCCTCACGGACGTCGCGGGCGTGTACGCCGACCCCGACGACCCGTCGACGCTGATCGACTCGGTGACCACCCCCGCGGAGTACGACGCGCTGACCGACGCCGCGGAGGGGTTCATGACCAAGAAGGTGATGGCCGCGACGGAGGCCCTCGAATCGGGGGCGTCCGAGGTGGTCGTCGCCGACGCCAACGCCGACGCGCCCGTGACGGACGCGCTCGGCGACGGCGGGACACATATCCACGCGAGCGCACTGGAGAATACATGA
- a CDS encoding [LysW]-lysine hydrolase, which produces MSETDGTELTAAQRLLVDLVEIPSPSGEEEAAARRLVDFFEAHGREVRIDEVGNVHAPGDDAVLLTSHIDTVPGDIPVEVTSTDGEPALWGRGSVDATGSLAAMAVAAVETGVSFLGVVGEEVDSRGARHVIESDRPEPGAVVNGEPSGWTGITLGYRGLLAGTYVATSESGHTSRPENNAIQDAMDWWSRVEAEFDPDEYLPVFERVTCKPTSFEGGASVDGLSVEATMEIQLRVPPKYTVDDVREMADGQLDAGTVHWYDRVPPVMESPRTPVARAFRAAIREAGGDPRLLRKTGTADMNVFASAWDCPMVTYGPGDSDLDHAPDEHLPLSEYDRSVDVLLDVCERLTEGEA; this is translated from the coding sequence GTGAGCGAGACCGACGGGACCGAACTGACCGCGGCCCAACGGCTCCTCGTCGACCTAGTCGAGATCCCGTCGCCCTCGGGCGAGGAGGAGGCCGCGGCCCGGCGCCTCGTCGACTTCTTCGAGGCCCACGGCCGCGAGGTTCGGATCGACGAGGTGGGCAACGTCCACGCCCCGGGGGACGACGCCGTCCTCCTGACCTCCCACATCGACACGGTGCCGGGTGACATCCCGGTCGAGGTCACGTCGACGGACGGCGAGCCGGCGCTGTGGGGGCGCGGGAGCGTCGACGCGACCGGGTCGCTGGCGGCGATGGCCGTCGCGGCCGTCGAGACGGGCGTGAGCTTCCTCGGCGTCGTCGGCGAGGAGGTCGACTCCCGGGGCGCCCGACACGTGATCGAGAGCGACCGGCCGGAACCCGGCGCGGTCGTCAACGGCGAGCCGAGCGGCTGGACGGGCATCACCCTCGGCTACCGCGGCCTGCTGGCGGGGACGTACGTCGCCACCAGCGAGTCGGGCCACACCTCGCGCCCGGAGAACAACGCGATCCAGGACGCGATGGACTGGTGGTCGCGGGTCGAGGCGGAGTTCGACCCCGACGAGTATCTGCCCGTCTTCGAGCGGGTCACCTGCAAGCCCACGTCGTTCGAGGGGGGCGCCAGCGTCGACGGCCTCTCAGTCGAGGCGACGATGGAGATCCAGCTCCGGGTTCCACCGAAGTACACCGTCGACGACGTCCGCGAGATGGCCGACGGCCAACTCGACGCGGGCACCGTCCACTGGTACGACCGGGTCCCGCCGGTGATGGAGAGCCCGCGGACGCCCGTGGCGCGGGCGTTTCGGGCGGCCATCCGTGAGGCCGGCGGCGATCCGCGGCTCCTGCGCAAGACCGGGACGGCCGACATGAACGTCTTCGCGTCGGCGTGGGACTGCCCCATGGTCACCTACGGTCCCGGCGACTCGGACCTCGATCACGCGCCCGACGAACACCTTCCGCTCTCCGAGTACGACCGGTCGGTCGACGTGTTGCTCGACGTCTGCGAGCGGCTCACGGAGGGAGAGGCATGA
- a CDS encoding aldehyde ferredoxin oxidoreductase family protein: MIHDTGPLLALDVGEREATTADIDTIQERYIGGRGVATRLAHERIPFDADPLGPENRLVFTTGPMQASTMSFTGRMNCTGISPLTDGLLSSNAGGFMSRNFVDTGYGAVEIAGQSDELLAIHVRDDGVEFEPVPDLAGATVPETVDYLEAEHGIGSDRTAVIGPAGENEVRFASIMTSEERAFGRGGLGAVMGAKNVKAITVGGDADRGIEIDATQNEVHREAATADDIMKRQGTVAVMELANEVEGLPSYYFSERQFEGVDGIDGAAVEEKKYKKGTCSACAFACKLPTKDEAAGVETEGPEFEVAMAFGSNSGVDDIVEVMKSNELCDRYGLDAISAGNTVAAYLAANDAFGDTDLIHETVEKIARREGVGDILAEGIDRVHDDLGVENWSVKGMDFAAHEGRVLHGQGLSYAVANRGADHMYATFYSVEYPLVDEEQALEPSGTLGKADTLVHRENLMALNDSGVVCKFSRSYMNPDRYERLFDADMADLLAVGDRVVTLERHFNNQRGFDRADDRLPYDLPDLDRALDEYYDRRGWEDGVVPDEALPDDYGATAVEG; the protein is encoded by the coding sequence ATGATACACGACACCGGACCGCTACTGGCGCTCGACGTCGGGGAGCGCGAGGCGACGACGGCCGACATCGACACGATCCAGGAACGGTACATCGGCGGCCGCGGCGTGGCGACGCGTCTGGCCCACGAGCGCATCCCCTTCGACGCCGATCCGCTCGGTCCGGAGAACCGGCTCGTGTTCACGACGGGGCCCATGCAGGCCTCGACGATGAGCTTCACCGGGCGGATGAACTGTACGGGCATCTCGCCACTGACCGACGGTCTGCTGTCGAGCAACGCCGGCGGGTTCATGTCGCGGAACTTCGTGGACACGGGGTACGGGGCGGTCGAGATTGCCGGCCAGAGCGACGAACTGCTGGCGATCCACGTCCGCGACGACGGCGTCGAGTTCGAACCCGTCCCGGACCTCGCGGGGGCGACCGTCCCGGAGACGGTCGACTACCTCGAAGCCGAACACGGCATCGGCAGCGATCGGACGGCGGTGATCGGCCCGGCCGGCGAAAACGAGGTCCGGTTCGCGTCCATCATGACCTCCGAGGAGCGCGCCTTCGGCCGCGGCGGTCTCGGGGCGGTCATGGGCGCGAAGAACGTCAAGGCGATCACCGTCGGCGGCGACGCCGACCGCGGGATCGAGATCGACGCGACCCAGAACGAGGTCCACCGCGAGGCGGCGACGGCCGACGACATCATGAAACGGCAGGGGACCGTCGCGGTGATGGAGTTGGCGAACGAGGTCGAGGGACTCCCCTCCTACTACTTCTCCGAGCGACAGTTCGAGGGCGTCGACGGGATCGACGGCGCGGCAGTGGAGGAGAAGAAGTACAAGAAAGGCACCTGTTCGGCCTGTGCCTTCGCCTGCAAACTGCCGACGAAGGACGAGGCGGCGGGCGTCGAGACGGAGGGCCCGGAGTTCGAGGTGGCGATGGCCTTCGGCTCGAACTCCGGCGTCGACGACATCGTCGAGGTGATGAAGTCGAACGAGCTCTGTGACCGCTACGGGCTGGACGCCATCTCCGCGGGCAACACGGTCGCGGCCTACCTCGCCGCGAACGACGCGTTCGGCGACACCGACCTGATCCACGAGACCGTCGAGAAGATCGCCCGCCGAGAGGGCGTCGGCGACATCCTCGCGGAGGGTATCGACCGCGTCCACGACGACCTGGGCGTCGAGAACTGGTCGGTCAAGGGGATGGACTTCGCCGCCCACGAGGGCCGCGTCCTCCACGGCCAGGGGCTCTCGTACGCCGTCGCCAACCGCGGCGCCGACCACATGTACGCGACCTTCTACTCCGTCGAGTATCCGCTCGTCGACGAGGAGCAGGCCCTGGAGCCCTCGGGGACGCTCGGCAAGGCCGACACCCTCGTCCACCGCGAGAACCTGATGGCGCTCAACGACAGCGGCGTCGTCTGTAAGTTCTCCCGGTCGTACATGAACCCGGACCGCTACGAGCGACTGTTCGACGCCGACATGGCGGACCTGCTCGCGGTCGGCGACCGCGTCGTGACCCTCGAACGCCACTTCAACAACCAGCGCGGGTTCGACCGCGCGGACGACCGCCTCCCCTACGACCTCCCCGACCTCGACCGGGCGCTCGACGAGTATTACGACCGCCGCGGCTGGGAGGACGGCGTCGTCCCCGACGAGGCGCTCCCCGACGACTACGGCGCGACGGCCGTCGAGGGCTGA
- a CDS encoding aspartate aminotransferase family protein — protein sequence MSQEHTSRTTNATVEAQYEEYLMPIWKELNVPVRRADGWTVEDFDGNEYLDVFSGISVTNVGHGNEAVVEAAKEQLDEFVHGCTYVHPHQPAAELGEKLAEVTPGDLQKSFFCNSGTEAVEGAIKLARKYTGNKEVLALEMSFHGRTLGSLALTGNKAYKSDMAPTINDVAHVAPPYAYRCQLCDGGPCSCACAEDVERVIDTHTADDLAAVVVEPVMGEGGIIVPPEGWLSRVQEIAHDHGALLIVDEVQSGYGRTGELWASDHFDVVPDIMPQAKGIANGLPLGAFTARPEIADAFESGDHLSTFGGNPVACAAALATIEELQGGIVDDARERGAWLSDRLADLEAYDVVGETRGLGLMQGVELVDPSDTGPMDVAPAPDPKLAKHVGHHLREAGIVIGVGGFHSNVLRFQPPLTIPRDELERTVAAIEDALDDWD from the coding sequence ATGTCACAGGAGCACACATCGAGGACGACCAACGCGACGGTCGAAGCGCAGTACGAGGAGTACCTGATGCCGATCTGGAAGGAGCTGAACGTCCCGGTGCGGCGGGCCGACGGGTGGACCGTCGAGGACTTCGACGGCAACGAGTATCTGGACGTCTTCTCGGGCATCTCCGTGACGAACGTCGGCCACGGCAACGAGGCGGTCGTCGAGGCCGCCAAGGAGCAACTCGACGAGTTCGTCCACGGCTGTACGTACGTCCACCCCCACCAGCCCGCGGCGGAACTGGGCGAGAAACTCGCCGAGGTGACGCCGGGGGACCTGCAGAAATCCTTCTTCTGTAACTCGGGGACCGAGGCCGTCGAGGGCGCGATCAAACTCGCCCGCAAGTACACCGGCAACAAGGAAGTGCTGGCCCTGGAGATGTCGTTCCACGGCCGGACCCTCGGCAGCCTCGCGCTGACCGGCAACAAGGCCTACAAATCCGACATGGCGCCGACGATCAACGACGTCGCCCACGTCGCGCCGCCCTACGCCTACCGGTGTCAGCTGTGCGACGGCGGTCCCTGTTCGTGTGCCTGTGCCGAGGACGTCGAACGTGTCATCGACACGCACACCGCCGACGACCTCGCGGCGGTGGTCGTCGAACCGGTGATGGGCGAGGGCGGCATCATCGTCCCGCCGGAGGGGTGGCTCTCCCGGGTGCAGGAGATCGCCCACGACCACGGCGCCCTGTTGATCGTCGACGAGGTCCAGTCCGGCTACGGCCGCACCGGCGAGCTGTGGGCGTCGGACCACTTCGACGTCGTGCCCGACATCATGCCCCAGGCGAAGGGGATCGCCAACGGCCTCCCGCTGGGGGCCTTCACCGCTCGCCCGGAGATCGCCGACGCCTTCGAGTCCGGCGATCACCTCTCGACGTTCGGCGGCAACCCCGTCGCCTGTGCGGCGGCCCTCGCGACCATCGAGGAGCTACAGGGCGGTATCGTCGACGACGCCCGCGAACGGGGGGCGTGGCTGAGCGACCGCCTCGCCGACCTGGAGGCGTACGACGTCGTCGGCGAGACCCGCGGCCTCGGGCTGATGCAGGGGGTCGAACTCGTCGACCCCTCGGACACCGGCCCGATGGACGTCGCGCCCGCGCCCGATCCGAAACTCGCGAAACACGTCGGTCACCACCTCCGCGAGGCGGGCATCGTGATCGGCGTCGGTGGCTTCCACTCGAACGTCCTCCGGTTCCAGCCGCCGCTGACCATCCCCCGCGACGAACTCGAACGGACCGTCGCCGCTATCGAGGACGCCCTCGACGACTGGGACTGA
- a CDS encoding ABC transporter ATP-binding protein has protein sequence MTDGTVQETGRIQLEALRKEYGDLVAVEGVDLEIRAGEFLTLLGPSGCGKSTTLRMIAGLETPSDGDVFISGNRVTPLSANERDTSMVFQEWALFPHMTVKENVAFGLEMDGVPADERDRRIDDILELVELPDYHDRRATELSGGQKQRVAMARALVREPDVLLLDEPLASLDRKLRQHMEVELKKIQEELGITFLYVTHDQEEALTMSDRIAVMNDGRIEQVGEASEVYEHPETTFVANFLGETNLFEGTYEAGDGVGTIRTDGLDVTVESVDDADGRNAAAAVRPERVQLVDGGETLNTTNEWTGTVEDAIYKGSIQQYHVDVGPVELHVERQINETTRAFDEGAEVSVGFPATSGELIFE, from the coding sequence ATGACCGACGGGACTGTCCAAGAGACCGGGCGGATACAGCTAGAGGCGCTCCGGAAGGAGTACGGCGACCTCGTCGCGGTCGAGGGCGTCGACCTCGAGATCAGGGCCGGGGAGTTCCTGACCCTGCTGGGGCCGTCGGGGTGTGGCAAATCGACGACGCTCCGCATGATCGCGGGCCTGGAGACGCCCTCCGACGGCGACGTGTTCATCAGCGGAAACCGCGTGACTCCGCTCTCCGCGAACGAGCGCGACACCAGCATGGTGTTCCAGGAGTGGGCGCTGTTCCCCCACATGACCGTCAAGGAGAACGTCGCGTTCGGCCTCGAGATGGACGGCGTCCCGGCCGACGAGCGGGACCGCCGCATCGACGACATCCTCGAACTCGTCGAACTCCCGGACTACCACGACCGGCGGGCGACGGAGCTGTCCGGCGGACAGAAACAGCGCGTGGCCATGGCCCGGGCGCTCGTCCGCGAACCCGACGTCCTCCTGCTCGACGAGCCGTTGGCGAGTCTCGACCGGAAGCTCCGCCAGCACATGGAGGTCGAACTGAAGAAGATCCAGGAGGAACTCGGCATCACCTTCCTCTACGTGACTCACGACCAGGAGGAGGCGCTGACGATGAGCGACCGGATCGCGGTCATGAACGACGGGCGGATCGAACAGGTGGGCGAGGCCAGCGAGGTGTACGAACACCCCGAGACGACCTTCGTGGCGAACTTCCTCGGCGAGACGAACCTCTTCGAGGGGACCTACGAGGCCGGCGACGGCGTCGGCACCATCAGGACCGACGGCCTCGACGTCACGGTCGAGTCCGTCGACGACGCGGACGGCCGGAACGCGGCAGCCGCCGTCCGTCCCGAGCGGGTCCAGCTAGTCGACGGCGGCGAGACGCTGAACACGACCAACGAGTGGACGGGTACCGTCGAGGACGCCATCTACAAGGGGTCGATCCAGCAGTACCACGTCGACGTGGGTCCCGTCGAACTCCACGTCGAACGGCAGATCAACGAGACGACCCGCGCGTTCGACGAGGGCGCCGAAGTCTCCGTCGGGTTCCCCGCCACCTCGGGCGAACTCATCTTCGAGTGA
- a CDS encoding aspartate aminotransferase family protein, giving the protein MSGFVFSEKPIGIERGEGATLYADDGTEYLDFGASYAVAAVGHCHPRVVDAVKSQAEDLLYVQASYPVEARTTLYEKLATVSPPGLDNVWLCNSGTEANEAAMKFARNATGREKIVATRRGFHGRTLGALAMTWKDKYKKPFEPLAGGIEFVTYGDGEELAEAVDEETAAVFLEPIQGEGGIHPAPPSYLKRARSVTRKAGAALVFDEIQTGVGRTGTLWACDRADVAPDILTTAKGVASGLPLGATVCADWIADADPEHGSTFSGSPVVCAAANATLDVVVEEDLPTHAADVGSYLMESIEAADLPVRDVRGEGLMIGVEVKRGSNRLLRDLALEEGILALPAGRTVLRLLPPLIVEEDHADRMVEALEAVL; this is encoded by the coding sequence ATGAGCGGATTCGTCTTTTCGGAGAAGCCGATCGGGATCGAACGCGGCGAGGGGGCGACCCTCTACGCCGACGACGGGACCGAATACCTCGACTTCGGCGCGAGTTACGCCGTCGCGGCCGTGGGTCACTGTCACCCGCGGGTCGTCGACGCCGTGAAATCGCAGGCCGAGGACCTGCTGTACGTCCAGGCATCGTATCCGGTCGAGGCCCGGACGACGCTGTACGAGAAGCTGGCGACGGTGTCGCCGCCCGGCCTCGACAACGTCTGGCTGTGCAACTCGGGCACCGAGGCCAACGAGGCGGCGATGAAGTTCGCCCGCAACGCCACCGGGCGGGAAAAGATCGTCGCCACCCGCCGTGGCTTCCACGGCCGGACGCTCGGCGCCCTCGCGATGACCTGGAAGGACAAGTACAAGAAGCCGTTCGAACCGCTCGCGGGCGGGATCGAGTTCGTCACCTACGGCGACGGCGAGGAACTCGCCGAGGCGGTCGACGAGGAGACGGCGGCGGTCTTCCTGGAGCCCATCCAGGGCGAGGGCGGCATCCACCCTGCCCCCCCGTCGTACCTGAAGCGGGCACGCTCGGTTACGCGGAAGGCCGGCGCCGCCCTCGTCTTCGACGAGATCCAGACCGGCGTCGGCCGCACCGGAACGCTGTGGGCCTGCGACCGCGCGGACGTCGCTCCCGACATCCTCACGACCGCGAAGGGGGTCGCCAGCGGCCTGCCGCTCGGCGCGACGGTCTGTGCGGACTGGATCGCCGACGCCGACCCCGAACACGGGTCGACGTTCAGCGGCAGCCCCGTCGTCTGTGCGGCCGCCAACGCCACCCTCGACGTCGTCGTCGAGGAGGACCTCCCGACCCACGCCGCGGACGTGGGGAGCTACCTGATGGAGTCGATCGAGGCAGCGGACCTCCCGGTCCGTGACGTCAGGGGCGAGGGGCTGATGATCGGCGTCGAGGTGAAGCGGGGGTCGAACCGCCTCCTGCGGGACCTGGCGCTGGAGGAGGGGATCCTCGCGCTCCCGGCCGGGCGGACCGTCCTCCGGCTGTTGCCGCCGCTGATCGTCGAGGAGGACCACGCCGATCGGATGGTCGAGGCCCTGGAGGCGGTACTGTGA
- the argF gene encoding ornithine carbamoyltransferase → MSVETTDLLDVDDLTAAELETVLDRAAAIKAGEDDTDLCRRTLAMVFEKPSTRTRTSFETAMTRLGGHAIFLGPDDIHLGRGEPVKDTARALAGYADAIMARLFDHADAAELAAYADVPVVNGLTDDAHPCQTLADLLTIREAFGGFDDVTVAWIGDGNNVAQSFVLGAALADLECTVTTPPSYGVDAGVMDRAAELGTAPTVVDDPETAVADADVVYTDVWVSMGEEDVREEKLSAFEGYQVNADLLAGHDAKVMHCLPAHRGEEITDDVIESDRELIWQQAENRLHAQAGLLVELLD, encoded by the coding sequence ATGAGTGTCGAGACGACCGACCTGCTGGACGTGGACGACCTCACGGCCGCGGAACTGGAGACGGTGCTCGACCGCGCGGCGGCGATCAAGGCCGGCGAGGACGACACCGACCTCTGCCGGCGGACGCTCGCGATGGTGTTCGAGAAGCCGAGCACACGCACCCGCACCTCCTTCGAGACGGCGATGACGCGGCTCGGCGGCCACGCCATCTTCCTCGGCCCGGACGACATCCACCTCGGGCGGGGGGAGCCGGTGAAAGACACCGCCCGCGCGCTCGCGGGCTACGCCGACGCCATCATGGCGCGGCTGTTCGATCACGCGGACGCGGCGGAACTGGCGGCGTACGCCGACGTGCCCGTCGTCAACGGGTTGACCGACGACGCCCACCCCTGTCAGACGCTCGCGGACCTGCTGACGATCCGCGAGGCGTTCGGCGGGTTCGACGACGTGACCGTCGCCTGGATCGGCGACGGCAACAACGTCGCCCAGTCCTTCGTCCTCGGGGCGGCACTCGCCGACTTGGAGTGTACCGTCACGACCCCGCCGTCCTACGGCGTCGACGCGGGCGTGATGGACCGCGCGGCCGAACTCGGGACCGCGCCGACGGTCGTCGACGACCCCGAGACGGCCGTCGCCGACGCCGACGTCGTCTACACCGACGTGTGGGTGTCGATGGGCGAGGAGGACGTCCGCGAGGAGAAACTGTCGGCCTTCGAGGGCTACCAGGTGAACGCGGACCTGCTCGCCGGACACGACGCCAAGGTGATGCACTGCCTGCCCGCCCACCGCGGGGAGGAGATCACCGACGACGTCATCGAGAGCGACCGCGAGTTGATCTGGCAGCAGGCGGAGAACCGCCTGCACGCACAAGCCGGCCTGTTGGTCGAACTGCTCGACTAG